One stretch of Nocardioides perillae DNA includes these proteins:
- the pdxT gene encoding pyridoxal 5'-phosphate synthase glutaminase subunit PdxT yields the protein MQKVGVLALQGDVREHLAALTALGVSPMRVRRPEELDDLDGLVLPGGESTTMIKLARAFDLLDPLRERLAGGMPAFGTCAGMILLADRIRDGAPGQETLGGLDVTVRRNAFGRQVDSFETDLDVSGVEGPVHAVFIRAPWVEEVGDRVEVLAEAADHPVAVRQGPLLATSFHPEVGHDLRLHRLFLDLLG from the coding sequence GTGCAGAAGGTCGGCGTCCTCGCGCTCCAGGGCGACGTGCGGGAGCACCTCGCGGCACTGACGGCCCTCGGGGTCTCGCCCATGAGGGTGCGCCGCCCCGAGGAGCTCGACGACCTCGACGGGCTGGTCCTGCCCGGCGGGGAGTCGACCACGATGATCAAGCTCGCCCGTGCCTTCGACCTGCTCGACCCGCTGCGCGAGCGGCTCGCAGGCGGGATGCCCGCCTTCGGCACGTGCGCGGGGATGATCCTGCTGGCCGACCGGATCCGCGACGGCGCGCCCGGACAGGAGACGCTCGGAGGCCTCGACGTCACGGTGCGCCGCAACGCGTTCGGCCGGCAGGTCGACTCCTTCGAGACCGACCTCGACGTGAGCGGGGTCGAGGGCCCCGTGCACGCCGTCTTCATCCGCGCCCCCTGGGTGGAGGAGGTGGGCGACCGCGTCGAGGTGCTCGCCGAGGCGGCCGACCACCCGGTCGCGGTGCGGCAGGGGCCGCTGCTGGCGACGTCGTTCCACCCCGAGGTCGGGCACGACCTGCGCCTGCACCGCCTCTTCCTCGACCTCCTGGGCTGA
- a CDS encoding TasA family protein: protein MSRHAAPRRRPRGGRVVLGLAALAGAVALGMGGASTAAFWTDTGTVTPGTITSGTLDLQVDAQQGKPEAYVRTDLTLDRMLPGESVARTLTVTNAGDAPFTFTQTTQKADDALSRALEVEVYAGGTASGNGTTYPRTGTCTGTRVENGQQAGGRLEPRDGSTTLCVRVSLPLTAPDAVQGQAAGRLTLRLDATQVLP, encoded by the coding sequence GTGAGCCGCCACGCCGCGCCGCGCCGTCGTCCGCGCGGCGGCCGCGTCGTCCTGGGCCTCGCGGCGCTGGCCGGTGCGGTCGCGCTGGGCATGGGCGGGGCGAGCACGGCCGCCTTCTGGACCGACACCGGCACCGTCACGCCGGGCACCATCACCTCCGGCACGCTCGACCTGCAGGTCGACGCGCAGCAGGGCAAGCCCGAGGCGTACGTCAGGACCGACCTGACCCTCGACCGCATGCTCCCCGGCGAGAGCGTCGCCCGCACCCTCACCGTGACCAACGCCGGCGACGCGCCCTTCACCTTCACCCAGACGACGCAGAAGGCGGACGACGCGCTGTCGCGCGCCCTCGAGGTCGAGGTGTACGCCGGCGGCACGGCGTCCGGGAACGGCACCACCTACCCCCGGACGGGCACGTGCACCGGCACGCGGGTGGAGAACGGCCAGCAGGCGGGCGGCCGGCTCGAGCCCAGGGACGGCTCCACCACGCTCTGCGTCCGGGTCTCGCTGCCGCTGACCGCACCCGACGCGGTGCAGGGCCAGGCCGCCGGGCGGCTGACGCTGCGCCTCGACGCCACCCAGGTGCTGCCGTGA
- a CDS encoding signal peptidase I translates to MTTRLREAAGWVGQVLAWSAVFATTAVLLAAVVVPRVAGATPYTVLTGSMSPTYPPGSLVVVRPVDPASVGTGTVITFQRESGRAEVVTHRVTAVGMTTAGELRWTTRGDANGAEDATAVQPEQLRGAVWYALPWLGHVNNAVTGRTRALLVQAASLGLAAYAVWALASAALDRRRATRPVRPRGGARRATT, encoded by the coding sequence ATGACCACCCGCCTGCGTGAGGCGGCCGGGTGGGTGGGGCAGGTGCTGGCGTGGTCGGCGGTGTTCGCGACGACCGCGGTGCTGCTCGCCGCGGTGGTGGTGCCCCGGGTCGCCGGGGCGACGCCCTACACCGTGCTCACCGGCTCGATGAGCCCCACCTACCCGCCCGGTTCGCTCGTCGTGGTCCGCCCGGTCGACCCCGCGTCGGTCGGGACGGGCACGGTCATCACGTTCCAGCGCGAGTCCGGTCGGGCCGAGGTGGTGACGCACCGCGTCACCGCGGTCGGCATGACGACGGCCGGCGAGCTGCGCTGGACCACCCGCGGCGACGCCAACGGCGCCGAGGACGCGACGGCCGTGCAGCCCGAGCAGCTGCGCGGTGCGGTCTGGTACGCCCTGCCCTGGCTCGGCCACGTCAACAACGCGGTCACGGGTCGCACCCGAGCGCTCCTGGTGCAGGCCGCGTCGCTGGGCCTCGCGGCGTACGCCGTCTGGGCGCTCGCCTCGGCAGCCCTCGACCGGCGCCGGGCCACCCGCCCGGTGCGACCCCGCGGTGGGGCCCGCCGCGCCACCACCTGA
- a CDS encoding alternate-type signal peptide domain-containing protein, translated as MKKTTKGALAAGTAAFMMLGGAGTFAIWTDDATADAGVIESGSMSIAPVIDEATGSACSSWTHQNGRAAAAEPPLAVSRVVPGDVIEKTCSFTVRAEGENLEAVLTTPASLGFTPSKTDGTVVPESAAISLPITATYELDEGAVQTVTQDDDGEVLVATITASFPLGTSVLNGNNTQNLLADLDALTVQLDQVRQTP; from the coding sequence ATGAAGAAGACCACCAAGGGCGCGCTCGCCGCCGGCACCGCCGCCTTCATGATGCTGGGCGGGGCGGGGACGTTCGCGATTTGGACGGACGACGCGACGGCGGACGCCGGAGTCATCGAGTCGGGCTCGATGAGCATCGCGCCCGTGATCGACGAGGCGACCGGGTCCGCCTGCAGCAGCTGGACGCACCAGAACGGTCGCGCAGCAGCCGCCGAGCCGCCGCTCGCGGTGTCTCGAGTCGTGCCCGGCGATGTCATCGAGAAGACGTGTTCTTTCACGGTGCGCGCCGAAGGTGAAAATCTCGAGGCAGTGTTGACCACTCCGGCGTCCCTTGGCTTCACGCCGAGCAAGACCGACGGCACTGTCGTGCCGGAGTCCGCTGCCATCTCGTTGCCGATCACCGCCACCTACGAGCTCGACGAAGGTGCCGTCCAGACGGTCACTCAGGACGACGACGGTGAGGTCCTGGTGGCCACCATCACGGCGTCGTTCCCCCTCGGCACTTCGGTCCTCAACGGGAACAACACCCAGAACCTGCTTGCCGACCTGGACGCTCTGACGGTCCAGCTCGACCAGGTCCGTCAGACCCCCTGA
- the pdxS gene encoding pyridoxal 5'-phosphate synthase lyase subunit PdxS, producing MTTPLTPESSTTTETTTGTGTVKRGMAEMLKGGVIMDVVTPEQAKIAEDAGAVAVMALERVPADIRAQGGVSRMSDPDMVEGIVEAVSIPVMAKARIGHFVEAQVLQSLGVDYIDESEVLTPADYAHHIDKWAFTVPFVCGATNLGEALRRIGEGAAMIRSKGEAGTGDVSNAVTHMRTIRGEIRRLSSLSPDELYVAAKELQAPYALVKEVAESGSLPVVLFTAGGIATPADAAMMMQLGADGVFVGSGIFKSGNPAQRAEAIVKATTFYDDPDMVAKVSRGLGEAMVGLNVEEIPQPHRLAERGW from the coding sequence ATGACCACCCCCCTCACCCCTGAGTCGAGCACCACCACCGAGACGACCACCGGCACCGGCACCGTCAAGCGCGGCATGGCCGAGATGCTGAAGGGCGGCGTCATCATGGACGTCGTCACCCCCGAGCAGGCGAAGATCGCCGAGGACGCCGGCGCCGTGGCCGTCATGGCCCTCGAGCGGGTCCCCGCCGACATCCGCGCCCAGGGCGGCGTCTCGCGCATGAGCGACCCCGACATGGTCGAGGGGATCGTCGAGGCGGTCTCGATCCCGGTCATGGCCAAGGCCCGCATCGGCCACTTCGTCGAGGCGCAGGTGCTGCAGTCGCTCGGCGTGGACTACATCGACGAGTCCGAGGTGCTGACCCCCGCCGACTACGCCCACCACATCGACAAGTGGGCCTTCACGGTGCCCTTCGTGTGCGGTGCGACCAACCTGGGCGAGGCGCTGCGGCGCATCGGCGAGGGCGCGGCGATGATCCGCTCCAAGGGCGAGGCCGGCACCGGTGACGTGTCCAACGCCGTCACCCACATGCGCACCATCCGCGGCGAGATCCGCCGGCTGTCCTCGCTCTCGCCCGACGAGCTCTACGTCGCCGCCAAGGAGCTGCAGGCGCCCTACGCCCTGGTGAAGGAGGTCGCCGAGTCGGGCTCGCTGCCCGTCGTCCTCTTCACCGCCGGCGGCATCGCCACCCCCGCCGACGCCGCGATGATGATGCAGCTCGGCGCCGACGGCGTCTTCGTGGGCTCGGGCATCTTCAAGTCCGGCAACCCCGCCCAGCGCGCCGAGGCGATCGTCAAGGCCACCACGTTCTACGACGACCCCGACATGGTCGCCAAGGTCTCCCGCGGCCTCGGCGAGGCCATGGTCGGCCTCAACGTCGAGGAGATCCCCCAGCCGCACCGGTTGGCCGAGCGCGGCTGGTGA
- the pgsA gene encoding phosphatidylinositol phosphate synthase, whose translation MLERFRAFWTRVVSPVAHLLIRLGVSPDAVTVVGTAGVAAGALVFFPQGMLLTGVLVITAFVFSDLVDGHMARLTGRTSPFGAFLDSTLDRIGDGAIFAGLALYFAGPGDSTLYLVLSLVCLVMGSVTSYARARAEGLGYTAKVGIAERADRLVAILVMTGLGAIFDAPVLMWVTLWALAVASTVTVVQRVWVVRQQALAGHGDLGRSAPGSGTGTPT comes from the coding sequence GTGCTCGAACGCTTCCGCGCCTTCTGGACCCGGGTCGTCTCCCCGGTCGCCCACCTGCTGATCCGTCTCGGGGTGAGCCCCGACGCGGTCACCGTCGTGGGCACCGCCGGCGTCGCGGCGGGGGCCCTGGTGTTCTTCCCGCAGGGCATGCTGCTCACCGGCGTGCTGGTGATCACCGCCTTCGTCTTCAGCGACCTCGTCGACGGCCACATGGCGCGCCTCACCGGACGCACGTCGCCGTTCGGTGCGTTCCTCGACTCCACCCTCGACCGCATCGGCGACGGCGCGATCTTCGCGGGCCTCGCCCTCTACTTCGCGGGCCCCGGCGACTCCACGCTCTACCTCGTGCTGTCGCTGGTGTGCCTGGTGATGGGGTCGGTCACCTCCTACGCCCGCGCCCGTGCCGAGGGGCTGGGCTACACCGCCAAGGTCGGCATCGCGGAGCGCGCCGACCGGTTGGTCGCGATCCTGGTGATGACCGGCCTCGGCGCGATCTTCGACGCACCGGTGCTGATGTGGGTGACGCTGTGGGCCCTCGCGGTCGCCAGCACGGTGACGGTGGTCCAGCGGGTCTGGGTCGTGCGCCAGCAGGCCCTCGCGGGGCACGGCGACCTCGGCCGGTCCGCCCCCGGATCCGGCACGGGGACGCCGACCTGA
- a CDS encoding HIT domain-containing protein, producing MSDDGPLRQQGVGEADDLERLWTPHRMAYIRGENKPDDASSGACPFCRVPGLPDDEGLVVHRGELAFVVLNLYPYSPGHLMVCPYRHVADYTETTDAEAAEIADLTRTAMRTVRAASRAAGFNVGMNQGAVAGAGIAAHLHQHVVPRWPGDQNFMPIIGRTKTLPELLGDTRALLAGAWGDA from the coding sequence GTGAGCGACGACGGGCCGCTGCGCCAGCAGGGCGTGGGGGAGGCCGACGACCTCGAGCGGCTGTGGACCCCGCACCGGATGGCCTACATCCGCGGCGAGAACAAGCCCGACGACGCCTCGTCGGGCGCGTGCCCCTTCTGCCGCGTCCCCGGCCTGCCCGACGACGAGGGCCTGGTCGTGCACCGCGGCGAGCTGGCCTTCGTGGTGCTCAACCTCTACCCCTACTCCCCGGGCCACCTCATGGTCTGCCCCTACCGCCACGTCGCCGACTACACCGAGACCACCGACGCGGAGGCGGCCGAGATCGCCGACCTCACGCGCACCGCGATGCGCACGGTGCGGGCGGCGTCGCGGGCGGCCGGCTTCAACGTCGGCATGAACCAGGGCGCGGTCGCCGGGGCCGGGATCGCGGCGCACCTGCACCAGCACGTCGTGCCCCGCTGGCCGGGCGACCAGAACTTCATGCCGATCATCGGCCGCACCAAGACGCTGCCCGAGCTGCTGGGCGACACCCGCGCGCTGCTCGCCGGGGCGTGGGGCGACGCCTGA
- a CDS encoding TetR family transcriptional regulator, whose amino-acid sequence MVDDARAGTPAPAGTRPDGRQARWDRHNQERRRRILDAAVAVIEAHEPGAEVHVQQIAAEAGLSRTVVYRHFADRADLDRAVQEAVLEQLWAELLPSITLDGTIPQIIERVVATYVGWAVAHPSLHRMAERDATGAGPGPLEQGLARIAEQVVGLITTAVDILGLDLAEDEQAALDPLVFGLVGAVFSAVRRWIARPVREPDAPRLVELVTHSVWFTVQGHARGLGIELHARQPVEELLAAAAGAAS is encoded by the coding sequence GTGGTCGACGACGCGCGCGCCGGCACCCCGGCGCCGGCCGGCACCCGGCCCGACGGCCGGCAGGCCCGGTGGGACCGCCACAACCAGGAGCGCCGCCGGCGCATCCTCGACGCCGCGGTCGCGGTCATCGAGGCGCACGAGCCCGGCGCCGAGGTCCACGTGCAGCAGATCGCCGCGGAGGCGGGGCTCTCGCGCACGGTGGTCTACCGCCACTTCGCCGACCGCGCCGACCTCGACCGCGCCGTGCAGGAGGCGGTGCTCGAGCAGCTGTGGGCCGAGCTGCTGCCCTCGATCACCCTCGACGGCACGATCCCGCAGATCATCGAGCGCGTCGTCGCCACCTACGTCGGGTGGGCGGTGGCGCACCCCTCGCTGCACCGGATGGCCGAGCGCGACGCGACCGGCGCCGGCCCCGGACCGCTCGAGCAGGGCCTCGCCCGCATCGCCGAGCAGGTCGTGGGCCTCATCACGACCGCGGTGGACATCCTGGGCCTCGACCTCGCCGAGGACGAGCAGGCGGCGCTCGACCCCCTCGTCTTCGGGCTGGTCGGCGCGGTCTTCAGCGCCGTGCGCCGCTGGATCGCGCGCCCGGTGCGCGAGCCCGACGCGCCCCGGCTCGTCGAGCTGGTCACGCACTCGGTGTGGTTCACGGTGCAGGGCCACGCCCGCGGCCTGGGCATCGAGCTGCACGCCCGCCAGCCCGTCGAGGAGCTGCTCGCCGCTGCTGCCGGGGCGGCCTCGTGA
- a CDS encoding FAD-dependent oxidoreductase, with the protein MPYVVTQSCCADASCVVACPVNCIHPAPGEPGFAEAEMLYVDPRSCVGCGACTTACPVGAVVPDTALSEAQRPFADLNAAYYDAFPHADRAPLAPVPPQRRLREPRPVRVAVVGAGPAGMYVADDLLRHPEVRVDVLDRLPTPYGLVRAGVAPDHQHTKGAAGLFASVESQPGFDYLLGVEVGRDVAPEELAAHYDAVVTCTGASADRRLGVPGEDLPGSLAATALVGWYNGHPDHQGLDVPLDHARAVVVGNGNVALDVARVLTADPDDLALTDVGDPALAALRGSAVREVVVLGRREPAQAAFTTPELIGLAGLRGVDVVVDAPDLPTGDDPRARVLRELAARPLDPTLPTVVLRFCAQPVRVLGEDRVRGLEVERTRLVVRPDGVARAEPTGATEVLETGLVVRSVGYRGRPVAGLPFDEATGTVPHERGRVRPGQYVAGWAKRGPSGFIGTNKSCAQETVASLLDDLDAGLLQRPAAGAGAAGGGGLAALLRARGTAVVDLAGWRAVDAEERRRGAAQGRPRVKVTDLAELHAIAATARPARPARRGRARLGRYASRREDDVAAVVAR; encoded by the coding sequence GTGCCCTACGTCGTCACGCAGTCGTGCTGTGCCGACGCCTCGTGCGTCGTCGCCTGCCCGGTCAACTGCATCCACCCGGCCCCTGGTGAGCCGGGTTTCGCCGAGGCCGAGATGCTCTACGTCGACCCGCGCTCGTGCGTGGGCTGCGGGGCCTGCACCACGGCCTGCCCGGTCGGCGCCGTCGTGCCCGACACCGCCCTGAGCGAGGCCCAGCGGCCCTTCGCCGACCTCAATGCGGCCTACTACGACGCCTTCCCGCACGCCGACCGTGCGCCGCTGGCGCCCGTGCCCCCGCAGCGCCGGCTCCGGGAGCCCCGACCGGTGCGGGTCGCGGTGGTCGGGGCCGGCCCCGCCGGGATGTACGTCGCGGACGACCTGCTGCGCCACCCCGAGGTGCGCGTCGACGTGCTCGACCGCCTCCCCACGCCCTACGGCCTGGTGCGGGCCGGCGTCGCCCCCGACCACCAGCACACCAAGGGCGCCGCCGGGCTCTTCGCGTCGGTCGAGTCGCAGCCGGGGTTCGACTACCTGCTCGGGGTCGAGGTGGGTCGCGACGTGGCGCCGGAGGAGCTGGCTGCGCACTACGACGCGGTCGTCACCTGCACAGGCGCGTCCGCGGACCGCCGGCTGGGCGTGCCGGGCGAGGACCTGCCCGGCTCGCTGGCGGCCACGGCGCTGGTGGGGTGGTACAACGGCCACCCCGACCACCAGGGCCTCGACGTGCCGCTCGACCACGCACGGGCGGTCGTCGTGGGCAACGGCAACGTCGCGCTCGACGTCGCCCGGGTGCTGACCGCCGACCCCGACGACCTCGCGCTCACCGACGTCGGCGACCCCGCGCTGGCCGCGCTGCGCGGCAGTGCCGTCCGCGAGGTCGTCGTGCTCGGGCGGCGTGAACCTGCGCAGGCGGCCTTCACGACCCCGGAGCTGATCGGCCTGGCCGGGCTGCGGGGCGTCGACGTCGTCGTCGACGCCCCCGACCTGCCCACCGGCGACGACCCGCGCGCCCGGGTGCTGCGCGAGCTCGCCGCGCGGCCGCTCGACCCGACGCTGCCCACCGTCGTGCTCCGCTTCTGCGCGCAGCCCGTGCGGGTCCTGGGCGAGGACCGCGTGCGCGGGCTCGAGGTGGAGCGGACCCGCCTGGTCGTCAGGCCCGACGGCGTGGCGCGTGCTGAGCCGACCGGCGCGACGGAGGTGCTCGAGACCGGGCTCGTCGTGCGCTCGGTCGGCTACCGCGGGCGCCCGGTCGCCGGGCTGCCCTTCGACGAGGCGACCGGCACCGTGCCGCACGAGCGCGGCCGCGTGCGCCCGGGGCAGTACGTCGCGGGCTGGGCCAAGCGCGGCCCGAGCGGCTTCATCGGCACCAACAAGTCGTGCGCCCAGGAGACCGTCGCCTCGCTGCTCGACGACCTCGACGCCGGGCTGCTGCAGCGGCCCGCCGCCGGGGCAGGTGCTGCGGGCGGCGGCGGGCTCGCGGCGCTGCTGCGAGCGCGCGGCACCGCGGTGGTCGACCTGGCCGGGTGGCGCGCCGTCGACGCCGAGGAGCGGCGGCGGGGTGCCGCTCAGGGCCGCCCTCGGGTCAAGGTCACCGACCTCGCCGAGCTGCACGCGATCGCGGCCACCGCGCGTCCGGCGCGTCCGGCGCGGCGGGGCCGGGCCCGGCTCGGCAGGTACGCTTCGCGTCGCGAGGACGACGTGGCGGCGGTGGTCGCCCGCTGA
- a CDS encoding AurF N-oxygenase family protein: MTATTSPTTYEQTLRTLSEASVHQHFDAFLDIDWDHPDFAVDPRDPRWVLPEGDVLGAHPWYRSLPLERQVEIGLYRQANVTKVGLQFEQILISGLMNFSFGLPNGSPEFRYATHEATEECHHTQMFQEFVNRSGQPVSGGSLLFRTLAPFLPLAARWVPFGFFVGVLAGEEPIDHVQKAVLRAGEDMHPLLRRIMQIHVAEEARHIGFAHQYLQHQAPKLSRTQRTVLALATPVIMRWLCDEILRPSRRARRDLGIPRSVAREVWWSRAESRRFLRDLFGDVRMLAEECGLMTPTARRVWRLMGIDGRPSRFRSEPASASASAA; encoded by the coding sequence ATGACCGCGACGACGAGCCCCACGACGTACGAGCAGACCCTCCGCACGCTCTCGGAGGCCTCGGTCCACCAGCACTTCGACGCCTTCCTCGACATCGACTGGGACCACCCCGACTTCGCCGTCGACCCGCGCGACCCGCGCTGGGTGCTGCCGGAGGGCGACGTGCTCGGCGCCCACCCGTGGTACCGCTCGCTCCCGCTGGAGCGCCAGGTCGAGATCGGCCTCTACCGCCAGGCCAACGTGACCAAGGTGGGCCTGCAGTTCGAGCAGATCCTCATCAGCGGCCTCATGAACTTCTCCTTCGGCCTGCCCAACGGCTCCCCGGAGTTCCGCTACGCCACCCACGAGGCGACCGAGGAGTGCCACCACACCCAGATGTTCCAGGAGTTCGTGAACCGCTCCGGCCAGCCGGTCTCGGGCGGCAGCCTCCTCTTCCGCACCCTCGCGCCGTTCCTCCCGCTCGCCGCGCGCTGGGTGCCCTTCGGCTTCTTCGTCGGGGTGCTGGCCGGCGAGGAGCCGATCGACCACGTGCAGAAGGCCGTGCTGCGCGCGGGTGAGGACATGCACCCGCTGCTGCGGCGGATCATGCAGATCCACGTCGCGGAGGAGGCCCGCCACATCGGCTTCGCCCACCAGTACCTGCAGCACCAGGCGCCCAAGCTGAGCCGGACGCAGCGCACGGTCCTGGCCCTCGCGACGCCGGTCATCATGCGGTGGCTCTGCGACGAGATCCTGCGCCCCAGCCGCCGGGCGCGCCGCGACCTCGGCATCCCGCGGTCGGTGGCGCGCGAGGTGTGGTGGTCGCGGGCGGAGTCGCGCCGCTTCCTGCGCGACCTCTTCGGCGACGTGCGGATGCTGGCGGAGGAGTGCGGGCTGATGACGCCGACGGCGCGCCGGGTGTGGCGGCTCATGGGCATCGACGGTCGACCGTCGCGCTTCCGCAGCGAGCCGGCGTCGGCGTCCGCGTCGGCCGCCTGA
- the thrS gene encoding threonine--tRNA ligase, whose product MPDLSVVRVHADAREERTVTTGTKAWELFADDPEVIAARVTRDGESALRDLAHELADGDVVESVAIDSADGRDILRHSTAHVMAQAVQDLFPEAKLGIGPPVVDGFYYDFDVETPFVPEDLEKIETRMRKIVKEGQRFSRRVTTDADALSELAHEPYKVELIGLKGSGRSDDAAEGAAVEVGAGELTIYDNVRRGGDVAWSDLCRGPHLPTTKRIPAFKLMRSAAAYWRGDEKNKQLQRIYGTAWESKEALEAHLHRLEEAERRDHRKLGRDLDLFSFPDEIGSGLPVFHPKGGVIKRVMEDYVRQRHIEEGFEYVGTPHIAKEGLFYTSGHLPYYGEGMFPALDVDGMDYRLKAMNCPMHNLIFRSRQRSYRELPLRLFEFGSVYRHEKSGVVHGLTRVRGFAQDDSHSYVTPEQAPGEIQHLLDFCLGLFRDFGLDDFYLELSTRDDSKPDKFIGSDEDWEMATAVLAKVATDSGLELVPDPGGAAYYGPKISVQARDAIGRTWQMSTIQYDFNQPSADRFGLEYVAADGSRQQPVMIHSAKFGSIERFVGVLVEHYAGAFPPWLAPVQVQAIPIAERHEDYLWDVAKRMRAQGLRVEVDDSSDRMQKKIRNAQLQKVPFMMIAGDDDVEKGAVSFRYRDGRQDNGVPVEEAVERVRAAIASREQV is encoded by the coding sequence GTGCCCGACCTGTCCGTCGTCCGAGTCCACGCCGACGCGCGCGAGGAGCGGACCGTCACGACGGGCACGAAGGCGTGGGAGCTCTTCGCCGACGACCCCGAGGTCATCGCCGCGCGCGTCACCCGCGACGGCGAGTCGGCGCTGCGCGACCTCGCCCACGAGCTCGCCGACGGCGACGTCGTCGAGTCGGTCGCCATCGACAGCGCCGACGGCCGCGACATCCTGCGCCACTCCACCGCGCACGTCATGGCGCAGGCGGTGCAGGACCTCTTCCCCGAGGCCAAGCTGGGCATCGGCCCGCCGGTCGTCGACGGCTTCTACTACGACTTCGACGTCGAGACCCCGTTCGTGCCGGAGGACCTCGAGAAGATCGAGACCCGCATGCGCAAGATCGTCAAGGAGGGCCAGCGCTTCTCCCGCCGGGTCACCACCGACGCCGACGCGCTCTCCGAGCTGGCCCACGAGCCCTACAAGGTCGAGCTGATCGGCCTCAAGGGGTCGGGCAGGTCCGACGACGCGGCCGAGGGCGCCGCCGTCGAGGTCGGCGCGGGCGAGCTGACCATCTACGACAACGTGCGTCGGGGCGGCGACGTCGCCTGGTCCGACCTGTGCCGTGGTCCGCACCTGCCGACCACGAAGCGCATCCCGGCCTTCAAGCTCATGCGCTCCGCTGCGGCGTACTGGCGCGGCGACGAGAAGAACAAGCAGCTCCAGCGCATCTACGGCACCGCGTGGGAGTCGAAGGAGGCACTCGAGGCGCACCTGCACCGCCTCGAGGAGGCAGAGCGCCGCGACCACCGCAAGCTGGGCCGCGACCTGGACCTCTTCTCCTTCCCCGACGAGATCGGCTCGGGCCTGCCGGTCTTCCACCCCAAGGGCGGCGTGATCAAGCGGGTGATGGAGGACTACGTCCGCCAGCGCCACATCGAGGAAGGCTTCGAGTACGTCGGCACGCCCCACATCGCCAAGGAGGGGCTCTTCTACACCTCCGGGCACCTGCCCTACTACGGCGAGGGGATGTTCCCGGCCCTCGACGTCGACGGCATGGACTACCGCCTCAAGGCGATGAACTGCCCCATGCACAACCTGATCTTCCGCTCGCGCCAGCGCTCCTACCGCGAGCTGCCGCTGCGGCTGTTCGAGTTCGGCTCGGTCTACCGCCACGAGAAGTCCGGCGTGGTCCACGGCCTCACGCGCGTGCGCGGCTTCGCCCAGGACGACTCGCACTCCTACGTCACCCCGGAGCAGGCACCCGGAGAGATCCAGCACCTGCTCGACTTCTGCCTCGGCCTCTTCCGCGACTTCGGTCTCGACGACTTCTACCTGGAGCTGTCCACGCGCGACGACTCCAAGCCCGACAAGTTCATCGGCTCTGACGAGGACTGGGAGATGGCCACCGCGGTGCTGGCGAAGGTGGCCACCGACTCCGGGCTCGAGCTGGTCCCCGACCCCGGCGGCGCGGCCTACTACGGCCCGAAGATCTCGGTGCAGGCGCGCGACGCCATCGGCCGCACCTGGCAGATGTCGACCATCCAGTACGACTTCAACCAGCCCTCGGCAGACCGCTTCGGCCTGGAGTACGTCGCGGCCGACGGCAGCCGGCAGCAGCCGGTGATGATCCACTCGGCCAAGTTCGGCTCCATCGAGCGCTTCGTGGGCGTGCTCGTCGAGCACTACGCCGGCGCCTTCCCCCCGTGGCTCGCGCCCGTGCAGGTGCAGGCGATCCCGATCGCGGAGCGGCACGAGGACTACCTGTGGGACGTCGCGAAGCGGATGCGCGCGCAGGGCCTGCGGGTCGAGGTCGACGACTCCTCGGACCGGATGCAGAAGAAGATCCGCAACGCGCAGCTGCAGAAGGTGCCGTTCATGATGATCGCCGGCGACGACGACGTCGAGAAGGGCGCGGTCTCCTTCCGCTACCGCGACGGCCGCCAGGACAACGGCGTCCCGGTCGAGGAGGCCGTCGAGCGGGTCCGGGCGGCCATCGCCTCGCGCGAGCAGGTCTGA
- a CDS encoding SsgA family sporulation/cell division regulator: protein MTAAAHGTVHADIAMHSVDALGTLHRLDAGFDYDPADPFAITVTFRTAYGDVAWTFARDLLLEGIDTPAGDGDVHVWPSDDEDGRPVVVIELESDDGQLLAQAPRWAVRRFAARTLRSVPAGTESALLDLDAVLDALLAS from the coding sequence ATGACCGCAGCCGCCCACGGCACCGTCCACGCCGACATCGCGATGCACTCGGTCGACGCCCTCGGCACGCTCCACCGCCTCGACGCCGGTTTCGACTACGACCCGGCCGACCCGTTCGCGATCACGGTCACCTTCCGCACCGCCTACGGCGACGTCGCGTGGACCTTCGCCCGGGACCTGCTGCTCGAGGGCATCGACACCCCCGCCGGCGACGGCGACGTGCACGTGTGGCCCTCCGACGACGAGGACGGCCGCCCGGTCGTCGTCATCGAGCTCGAGTCCGACGACGGCCAGCTGCTGGCCCAGGCCCCGCGCTGGGCCGTGCGCCGCTTCGCCGCGCGCACGCTGCGCTCCGTGCCGGCCGGCACGGAGAGCGCGCTGCTCGACCTCGACGCCGTGCTGGACGCGCTGCTCGCCAGCTGA